A window from Thioclava sp. GXIMD2076 encodes these proteins:
- a CDS encoding amidase family protein, with amino-acid sequence MTTHPRIVATDPADLGASEARRLIARKQLSPVELAEACIARIETLDHAVNAVVARNFEGLLDDARRAETAVMEGAPLGLLHGLPFGVKDMIDVKGLPTTFGSEIYADNIAVKDDPIVAAMRAAGASPLGKLNNPEWSAGGNTRNRVYGVTANPYDVTRSCAGSSGGSAVALACGYAPLATGSDTGGSLRNPAAFCGVVGYRPSPGVVPGPARATALIPLPTAGPMARSVADVGLMLAVMARPDGRDPYTILHNGQTLWNPLDFATLPRRDLSSLKIAISEDYGFAPVEGIVRAQFAKAMAQIGPAFGETRHAHPDCHDADRIFSVLRALQFLGLGAHVDATPELCGPNVHDNVAEGRRYSAEDVAQALTAQGNFYRRWQIFFEHHDYLLTPAVTISPRDWHELYPKEIDGQPTKSYYHWLAMAYASTLAGHPSITIPCGFDANGMPFGLQIVGKRHDDLGVLAVAAELEAVIAGLPALAPHGPDLAALARAPALREVEGFLSFE; translated from the coding sequence ATGACCACCCATCCCCGCATCGTTGCAACCGACCCCGCCGATCTGGGCGCGAGCGAAGCCCGTCGTCTGATCGCGCGCAAGCAACTGTCTCCCGTGGAACTGGCCGAGGCCTGTATCGCACGGATCGAGACGCTCGATCATGCCGTCAATGCCGTGGTCGCGCGCAATTTCGAAGGGCTTCTGGACGATGCCCGCCGCGCCGAGACCGCGGTGATGGAAGGCGCGCCTCTGGGTCTTCTGCACGGCTTGCCCTTCGGCGTGAAGGACATGATCGATGTCAAAGGTCTGCCGACCACCTTCGGCTCGGAGATCTACGCCGACAATATCGCGGTCAAGGATGATCCGATCGTTGCCGCGATGCGGGCGGCGGGGGCCAGCCCCTTGGGCAAGCTCAACAACCCCGAATGGAGCGCGGGCGGCAATACCCGCAACCGCGTCTACGGAGTGACCGCCAACCCCTATGACGTCACGCGCTCCTGTGCGGGCTCGTCGGGCGGCTCCGCGGTGGCGCTGGCCTGTGGCTATGCGCCGCTGGCCACAGGCTCGGATACCGGCGGCAGCCTGCGCAATCCGGCCGCCTTCTGCGGCGTGGTAGGCTACCGCCCCAGCCCCGGTGTGGTGCCCGGACCGGCGCGGGCAACGGCATTGATCCCACTGCCCACCGCAGGTCCGATGGCGCGGTCGGTGGCCGATGTCGGGCTGATGCTGGCGGTGATGGCACGTCCCGACGGACGCGATCCCTATACCATCCTACACAACGGCCAGACTCTGTGGAACCCGCTCGATTTTGCCACCCTGCCCCGGCGCGACCTGTCATCGCTGAAGATCGCCATCAGCGAGGATTACGGCTTCGCGCCCGTCGAGGGGATCGTGCGCGCGCAGTTCGCCAAAGCCATGGCGCAGATCGGCCCCGCCTTCGGCGAGACCCGTCATGCCCATCCTGACTGCCATGACGCCGACCGCATCTTCTCGGTGCTCAGGGCGCTCCAGTTTCTCGGGCTCGGCGCGCATGTGGATGCGACGCCCGAACTGTGCGGGCCCAATGTCCATGACAATGTGGCCGAAGGCCGCCGCTATTCGGCAGAGGATGTCGCGCAGGCGCTGACGGCGCAGGGCAATTTCTACCGCCGCTGGCAGATCTTCTTCGAGCATCACGACTATCTGCTGACCCCCGCCGTCACCATCAGCCCGCGCGACTGGCACGAGCTTTACCCCAAGGAGATCGACGGCCAGCCCACCAAGAGCTATTATCACTGGCTCGCGATGGCCTACGCCTCGACCCTTGCAGGCCACCCCTCGATCACCATTCCCTGCGGGTTTGATGCCAATGGCATGCCCTTCGGTCTGCAGATCGTCGGCAAGCGGCATGATGATCTGGGGGTGCTTGCGGTTGCCGCCGAGCTGGAGGCGGTCATCGCAGGCCTACCGGCTCTTGCGCCGCATGGTCCCGATCTGGCTGCTCTCGCCCGTGCTCCGGCGTTGAGAGAGGTGGAGGGGTTCCTTTCCTTCGAATGA
- a CDS encoding FAD-binding oxidoreductase: MHTSSNLWHLTCAEQISPDRLLADAEVDLAVIGGGFTGCSAALEAARAGASVIVLEAETLAHGGSGRNVGLVNAGLWLPPEEVVAQLGEAMGRRLIEALGRGPETVFSRIREFGIECEAAQNGTLHLAHAPGGVRDLKNRFRQGTGFGAPLRLLDREETARRTGSSAFHAALLDPRAGTLQPRAYCLGLARAAIAAGARICQRTPVTGVERAGGRWHVQAGGHRVSAARLLVATNAYHQLAEGAYAPEYVVVSYCQFATAPLSPDQRQRILAGREGCWDTAMVMSSIRTDAQGRLIIGGMGNTEGPAAMIHESWARRKLRHLYPELADLPFEHQWRGRIAMTRDHIPKVVAFGPDAYAVFGYSGRGICPGTVIGTAAAQALLGAGEAALPLPVHQAYSERFKSVAGAYVEFGAALTHALRPGLLGA, from the coding sequence ATGCACACGTCCAGCAATCTCTGGCACCTGACCTGCGCCGAACAGATCTCCCCCGACCGTCTTCTGGCGGATGCGGAGGTCGATCTGGCGGTGATCGGAGGCGGATTTACCGGCTGCTCGGCCGCGCTGGAGGCCGCCCGCGCGGGGGCCTCGGTGATCGTGCTCGAGGCCGAGACCCTTGCCCATGGTGGCTCGGGGCGCAATGTCGGGCTGGTCAATGCCGGGCTCTGGCTGCCGCCCGAGGAGGTGGTGGCGCAGCTGGGCGAGGCCATGGGCCGGCGCTTGATCGAGGCGCTCGGGCGCGGCCCCGAAACGGTTTTCTCCCGCATCAGGGAATTCGGCATCGAGTGCGAGGCGGCGCAGAACGGCACCCTGCATCTGGCCCATGCTCCAGGCGGGGTCAGGGATCTGAAGAACCGCTTCCGGCAGGGCACCGGTTTCGGCGCGCCGCTGCGTCTGCTCGACCGCGAGGAAACCGCGCGGCGGACGGGAAGTTCCGCCTTTCATGCCGCGCTTCTCGATCCGCGTGCGGGCACATTGCAGCCGCGCGCCTATTGTCTGGGTTTGGCCCGTGCGGCAATCGCCGCGGGCGCGCGGATCTGCCAGCGGACACCGGTGACGGGGGTCGAGCGGGCGGGCGGGCGGTGGCATGTGCAGGCCGGAGGGCATCGGGTGAGCGCCGCCCGTCTTCTGGTGGCGACAAATGCCTATCACCAGCTGGCTGAAGGGGCCTATGCGCCGGAATATGTCGTGGTGAGTTATTGCCAGTTCGCCACTGCGCCGCTGTCCCCCGATCAGCGCCAGCGGATCCTTGCGGGGCGCGAGGGATGCTGGGATACAGCTATGGTGATGTCCTCGATCCGCACCGACGCGCAGGGGCGGCTGATTATCGGTGGCATGGGCAATACCGAAGGTCCGGCGGCCATGATCCACGAAAGCTGGGCGCGGCGCAAATTGCGTCATCTCTATCCGGAGCTGGCCGATCTTCCTTTCGAGCATCAATGGCGCGGGCGCATCGCGATGACCCGCGACCATATCCCGAAAGTGGTCGCGTTCGGTCCCGATGCCTATGCGGTGTTCGGCTATTCGGGGCGCGGGATCTGTCCGGGCACCGTGATCGGCACAGCCGCCGCGCAGGCGCTGCTGGGGGCGGGGGAGGCGGCGCTGCCCCTGCCGGTCCACCAAGCCTATTCCGAGCGGTTCAAATCCGTCGCGGGCGCCTATGTCGAATTCGGCGCAGCCCTGACCCATGCGCTTCGGCCGGGCCTTCTGGGGGCGTGA
- a CDS encoding LysR substrate-binding domain-containing protein: MSIPRRFLPTMSSLRALEAVDRLGTAVAAAQDLDLTHSAVSRQLRVLEEQLGVKLFLREGKRLGLTSAGQSYARAVRDCLDTLAQASLSLRAAGDQDSLSLAVPLTFGLHWLAPRLARFAAIHPALHINQSTRNHPVNFATEPFDAAILFGLADADGLARLPLAENRLVPVGGTTMSPPAQPRDLLERPLLHLASRPGAWESWFADHDIPPGHLRGPLFDQFLSLAHAARSGMGLALLPDFLAEPEIAQGSLIRMGATFQDRASRYYLAWPADIEPSVPLKTLIRFLETDLKARPHGPATP; encoded by the coding sequence ATGTCGATCCCCAGACGGTTTCTGCCGACCATGAGCAGCCTGCGCGCCCTCGAAGCCGTGGACCGGCTGGGCACGGCGGTGGCGGCGGCGCAGGATCTGGACCTGACCCATTCGGCCGTGAGCCGCCAGTTGCGGGTGCTGGAAGAGCAGCTGGGCGTGAAACTGTTCCTGCGCGAAGGCAAAAGGCTAGGCCTGACCTCCGCCGGACAGAGCTATGCCCGCGCTGTCCGTGACTGTCTTGACACGCTGGCACAGGCCAGCCTCAGCCTGCGGGCCGCAGGCGATCAGGACAGCCTGTCTCTGGCCGTGCCACTGACATTCGGGTTGCACTGGCTGGCCCCGCGCCTCGCGCGGTTTGCCGCGATACATCCCGCGCTCCATATCAACCAGTCCACGCGCAACCATCCTGTCAATTTCGCAACCGAACCCTTCGATGCAGCCATCCTCTTCGGGCTTGCCGATGCCGATGGTCTGGCGAGGCTGCCTTTGGCCGAAAACCGGCTGGTCCCGGTGGGCGGAACAACAATGTCGCCCCCCGCGCAGCCTCGGGATCTTCTGGAGAGGCCGCTTCTGCATCTGGCCAGCCGTCCGGGAGCGTGGGAGAGCTGGTTTGCAGATCACGATATCCCGCCCGGACATCTGCGCGGACCACTCTTCGACCAATTCCTGTCACTGGCCCATGCGGCCAGATCAGGCATGGGACTGGCCCTCCTGCCCGACTTCCTTGCCGAACCCGAGATCGCGCAGGGTAGCCTGATCCGTATGGGCGCGACCTTTCAGGATCGTGCAAGCCGCTACTATCTGGCCTGGCCCGCTGATATCGAACCCTCAGTGCCCTTGAAGACCCTGATCCGCTTTCTCGAAACAGATCTAAAGGCCCGCCCGCATGGGCCTGCAACGCCCTGA
- the ggt gene encoding gamma-glutamyltransferase, with the protein MSVQSLSLPFICRKTPAQSTQGMVVTNHPLGSVAGHEMLASGGNAVDAAMAALLALTVVEPMMVGIAGGGVAHLYTPEDGHQIYDCLSQAPAAATPDMYEPVSDSLPDYMQTKDRRNMIGPSSVASPGNLLGWCRMHDAHGALPFEDVIAPAIRYAARGFAATSYLASNIARHAGDLALDPVISAIFLPDGRPATMGQKIVQADYAESLRLIAKEGAGALHGGSLGQALIDRIGDQGRLSMEDLTGYDVRERTAIKGSYRGFEIVGPPPPASSGVHVAQMLNMLETVDMAGMGFDNPERLHLLAETIRIAFEDRRAASGDPDFVDIPVEKLISKAYAQDCLARMRATGGAETHLPTYESQNTTHITVADRDGRIVCATHTINGLFGARFMVPGTGIIPNNYMLNFDPHPGKALSIAPCKRVPTSMAPMIVAKDGKPAFALGLPGAVRIFPSAMQSIVNMIDFAMSPQQAVEAPRIWTEGAHVELEPDYAHHKPALEAMGHEVQIVPHIGGGMNMVAFGAAMMTGAACWRADGTVSALGGGLAGEGIAFHI; encoded by the coding sequence ATGTCCGTCCAGAGCCTTTCCCTGCCGTTCATCTGTCGCAAGACTCCCGCCCAAAGCACGCAGGGCATGGTGGTGACCAACCATCCGCTGGGCTCCGTGGCGGGCCACGAGATGTTGGCCTCGGGCGGGAATGCGGTGGATGCTGCAATGGCGGCCCTTCTGGCGCTGACCGTGGTCGAACCGATGATGGTGGGGATTGCGGGGGGCGGGGTGGCCCATCTCTATACGCCCGAGGACGGCCACCAGATCTATGATTGCCTCTCGCAGGCGCCTGCGGCGGCCACGCCCGACATGTATGAGCCGGTCTCCGATAGCCTGCCCGATTACATGCAGACAAAGGATCGGCGTAATATGATCGGGCCTTCCTCGGTTGCCAGTCCCGGCAATCTCCTGGGCTGGTGCAGAATGCATGACGCCCATGGTGCGCTGCCCTTCGAGGATGTGATCGCGCCCGCGATCCGTTATGCCGCGCGCGGGTTTGCCGCTACCAGCTATCTGGCCTCCAATATCGCCCGTCATGCCGGGGATCTGGCACTCGATCCGGTGATCTCGGCGATTTTCCTGCCGGACGGACGGCCCGCCACAATGGGGCAGAAGATCGTGCAGGCGGACTATGCCGAGAGCCTCAGGCTGATTGCCAAAGAGGGGGCCGGTGCGCTGCATGGGGGATCTCTGGGGCAGGCGCTGATCGACCGGATCGGTGATCAGGGCCGCCTGTCGATGGAAGATCTCACCGGCTATGACGTGCGCGAACGGACCGCGATCAAAGGCAGCTATCGTGGCTTTGAGATCGTCGGACCGCCGCCGCCTGCCTCGTCGGGGGTGCATGTGGCGCAGATGCTCAACATGCTCGAAACCGTTGATATGGCGGGGATGGGGTTCGATAATCCCGAACGCCTGCATCTTCTGGCCGAGACGATCCGCATCGCCTTCGAGGATCGCCGCGCGGCCTCGGGTGACCCTGATTTCGTGGATATTCCGGTCGAGAAGCTGATCTCCAAAGCCTATGCGCAGGACTGTCTGGCGCGTATGCGCGCGACAGGCGGGGCAGAGACCCATCTGCCGACCTATGAGAGCCAGAACACCACCCATATCACCGTGGCCGATCGCGACGGGCGGATCGTCTGCGCGACCCATACGATCAACGGGCTCTTCGGGGCGCGTTTCATGGTGCCCGGAACCGGCATCATCCCCAATAACTACATGCTGAATTTCGATCCCCATCCGGGCAAGGCCCTGTCGATTGCGCCGTGCAAACGGGTGCCCACCTCGATGGCACCGATGATCGTGGCGAAAGACGGCAAGCCCGCCTTTGCGCTGGGGCTGCCGGGGGCGGTCAGGATTTTCCCTTCGGCCATGCAATCCATCGTCAACATGATCGATTTCGCGATGAGCCCGCAACAAGCGGTCGAGGCGCCGCGGATCTGGACGGAGGGCGCGCATGTCGAGCTGGAGCCCGATTACGCCCATCACAAGCCCGCCCTCGAGGCGATGGGCCATGAGGTGCAGATCGTGCCTCATATCGGCGGCGGGATGAATATGGTGGCCTTTGGCGCGGCGATGATGACGGGGGCGGCCTGTTGGCGCGCCGATGGCACGGTCTCGGCTTTGGGGGGCGGGTTGGCAGGCGAAGGTATCGCCTTCCATATCTGA
- the mqo gene encoding malate dehydrogenase (quinone), whose translation MDFKNKTADRSVDVLLVGGGIMSATLGVLLHELEPEWTIELTERLDEVASESSNGWNNAGTGHSALCELNYTPEAEDGSINIDKALSINEQFQISRQFWAHQVRQGVLSNPRSFINRTPHMSFVWGEKNVSFLRKRYEALIRSPLFAGMKFSTDHAEIAKWSPLMTEGLDPDEQVAATWAPQGTDVDYGEITRQYIRFLASSPRFQLKTGRTVTGVHRRPDGGWRVVCTNSRGGDKQIVDAKFVFLGAGGGALPLLQMSGIPEARQYAGFPVGGSFLVCENPEVVNRHNVKVYGKASTGAPPMSVPHLDRRVIDGKDMLLFGPFATFSTKFLKEGSFWDLPSTITRRNLVPMMQVGVHNFNLVEYLAGQLMLSDKDRMKALRAYFPQARDEDWRLWQAGQRVQIIKKDPENGGQLKLGTEIVACEDRSIAALLGASPGASTAAPIMLKLLDQVFPERVASETWQAKLREIVPSYGQSLQENPDLIASEWAETGKVLELLDAPVEDIRSFIDQFLLSPEATLKTEAA comes from the coding sequence ATGGATTTCAAAAACAAAACCGCAGACCGTTCGGTCGACGTACTCCTTGTTGGCGGCGGTATCATGAGCGCGACGCTTGGCGTTTTGCTGCATGAGCTGGAGCCCGAATGGACAATTGAACTGACCGAGCGTCTTGATGAGGTCGCATCCGAAAGCTCCAACGGCTGGAACAATGCAGGCACGGGCCATTCGGCGCTATGCGAGCTGAATTACACGCCGGAGGCAGAGGACGGGTCGATCAATATCGACAAGGCGCTCTCGATCAACGAGCAGTTCCAGATTTCGCGCCAGTTCTGGGCTCACCAGGTCCGTCAGGGCGTGCTAAGCAATCCGCGCTCCTTCATCAACCGCACCCCCCATATGAGTTTTGTCTGGGGCGAGAAGAATGTCAGCTTCCTGCGCAAGCGCTACGAGGCGCTGATCCGCAGCCCGCTTTTCGCGGGAATGAAATTCTCGACCGATCATGCCGAGATCGCCAAATGGTCGCCGTTGATGACCGAGGGCCTCGATCCCGACGAGCAGGTCGCCGCGACCTGGGCCCCGCAGGGCACCGATGTGGATTACGGCGAGATCACCCGCCAGTATATCCGCTTCCTCGCCAGCAGCCCGCGCTTCCAGCTCAAGACCGGCCGGACCGTAACCGGTGTTCACCGTCGCCCCGATGGTGGCTGGCGTGTGGTCTGCACCAACTCGCGCGGTGGTGACAAACAGATCGTGGATGCGAAATTCGTGTTTCTCGGGGCAGGGGGCGGTGCGCTGCCGCTCTTGCAGATGTCGGGCATTCCCGAAGCGCGCCAATATGCGGGCTTCCCCGTGGGCGGCTCGTTCCTCGTCTGCGAGAACCCCGAGGTCGTGAACAGGCATAATGTTAAGGTCTATGGTAAAGCCTCGACCGGCGCTCCGCCGATGTCGGTGCCCCATCTCGACCGCCGCGTGATCGACGGCAAGGACATGCTGCTGTTCGGCCCCTTCGCGACCTTCTCGACGAAATTCCTGAAGGAAGGGTCGTTCTGGGATCTGCCCTCGACCATCACCCGCCGCAATCTCGTGCCGATGATGCAGGTCGGTGTGCATAACTTCAATCTGGTGGAATATCTGGCTGGTCAGCTGATGCTGTCGGACAAGGACCGGATGAAGGCGCTGCGGGCCTATTTCCCGCAGGCGCGTGACGAGGACTGGCGCCTGTGGCAGGCCGGTCAGCGGGTGCAGATCATCAAGAAAGACCCCGAGAATGGCGGCCAGCTGAAGCTGGGCACCGAAATCGTGGCCTGCGAGGACCGCTCGATCGCGGCGCTTCTGGGCGCCTCGCCGGGGGCCTCGACCGCCGCGCCGATCATGCTCAAACTGCTCGATCAGGTCTTCCCCGAGCGGGTTGCGAGCGAGACTTGGCAGGCCAAGCTGCGCGAGATCGTTCCGAGCTACGGGCAGTCCCTGCAGGAAAACCCGGATCTGATTGCCAGCGAATGGGCGGAAACGGGCAAGGTGCTGGAGCTGCTCGATGCGCCTGTCGAAGATATCCGTAGCTTCATCGACCAGTTCCTGCTCTCGCCCGAGGCAACGCTGAAAACCGAAGCCGCGTAA
- a CDS encoding LysR family transcriptional regulator, with translation MAPLPDRLREMEVFITVLDEGSFSAAAQVLALTASGASRTIDRLEARLAVRLLIRSTRALRLTSEGEAFAYSARRILSAVDQAEEQLGAGQGPSGLLRVSAAVSHGRLKIVPLLGEFSRIYPAIRLDMTLTDLLEDPATGRTDVAIRFGKLSDSLLIARKLADEPMITVAAPAYIATRGTPRHPDDLRQHDCLLFSFDPGRARWAFDTPEGPRIIQVGGKFRVNSGEALGMLAVSGLGVARVARFAVEEDLAEGRLCEILQDYPVPETHHVHALFLGGPTLPARVRVFVDFLVDRLRAG, from the coding sequence ATGGCACCTTTACCGGACCGCCTTCGCGAGATGGAGGTTTTCATCACGGTGCTTGATGAAGGCAGCTTCTCCGCCGCGGCGCAGGTGCTCGCGCTGACGGCCTCGGGCGCGTCCCGCACGATCGACCGGCTCGAGGCGCGGCTGGCGGTGAGATTGCTCATCCGCTCGACCCGCGCCCTCCGGCTGACATCCGAGGGCGAGGCTTTCGCGTATTCGGCGCGGCGCATCCTGAGCGCGGTGGATCAGGCCGAAGAGCAACTGGGCGCGGGGCAGGGCCCCTCGGGGCTGTTACGCGTCTCGGCGGCGGTCTCACACGGGCGCCTCAAGATCGTCCCGCTCCTTGGCGAATTCTCGCGGATCTATCCTGCGATCCGGCTCGATATGACGCTGACCGATCTGCTCGAGGACCCTGCGACGGGACGGACAGATGTGGCGATCCGCTTCGGGAAGCTGTCCGACAGTTTGCTGATCGCGCGCAAGCTGGCGGACGAGCCGATGATTACCGTCGCGGCCCCCGCTTATATCGCGACGCGTGGCACTCCGCGCCATCCGGATGACCTGCGCCAGCATGACTGTCTTCTGTTCAGCTTCGATCCGGGGCGTGCGCGGTGGGCTTTCGATACACCAGAAGGGCCTCGGATCATACAGGTCGGCGGCAAGTTCCGCGTCAATAGCGGCGAGGCTCTGGGGATGCTGGCGGTCTCGGGCCTGGGTGTGGCGCGGGTGGCGCGCTTTGCGGTCGAGGAGGATCTGGCCGAGGGGCGGTTATGCGAAATCCTGCAGGACTATCCGGTGCCCGAAACCCATCACGTGCACGCGCTGTTTCTCGGTGGTCCGACACTACCTGCGCGGGTGCGGGTCTTTGTGGACTTCCTCGTCGACAGGTTGCGGGCAGGTTAG
- a CDS encoding MFS transporter: MRFNPALAALTLGSFAIGLTEFSPMGLLPTIADDLNVDIPSAGLIVTAYAFGVMVFAPAVTLAAAGMARNRLLILLALVLAVGNLLAAAAPDYSIILGARVITALCQGTFFGVGSLVAASLVAPDRQAGAVAAVFMGLTVANVAGVPAMTWLGEATSWRLPFVLISGLGVLTALALLKALPHLPAPRGGSPKAELAVMMRRPVLAALGLTVLTSTRQFTVFTYVAPMLQNTLGASAGLITLALVIVGLGMTVGNHLGGIAADRSLRVTLISVLVALIALLAALSLLSQHLITVLVLLFIWGGLCFALVPTMQMRVMTAAADAPSLASSVNIGAFNLGNGLGALVGAAVLRMGFDYPVIPLASAIVFALPLVLVLTKRQPSGAPASA; this comes from the coding sequence ATGCGGTTCAATCCGGCGCTCGCAGCGCTAACTCTCGGGTCTTTTGCCATCGGGCTGACCGAATTCTCGCCGATGGGGCTCCTCCCCACCATCGCCGATGACCTGAATGTCGACATTCCCTCCGCCGGCCTCATTGTGACGGCTTATGCGTTCGGCGTTATGGTCTTTGCCCCCGCAGTCACATTGGCGGCGGCGGGCATGGCGCGGAACCGGCTGCTGATCCTGCTGGCGCTGGTGTTGGCGGTCGGAAACCTTCTGGCCGCCGCAGCCCCCGATTACAGCATCATTCTCGGCGCGAGGGTGATCACCGCCCTATGTCAGGGCACGTTCTTCGGCGTCGGTTCGCTGGTTGCGGCAAGCCTCGTGGCTCCCGACCGTCAGGCGGGTGCGGTCGCAGCGGTCTTTATGGGGCTGACAGTCGCCAATGTGGCAGGTGTGCCCGCGATGACGTGGCTGGGCGAGGCTACCAGCTGGCGCCTGCCGTTCGTGTTGATTTCCGGCCTTGGCGTGCTGACAGCGTTGGCGCTCCTGAAGGCGCTCCCGCATCTGCCCGCTCCGAGAGGCGGTAGCCCCAAAGCGGAGCTGGCCGTCATGATGCGCCGCCCCGTTCTGGCCGCCCTCGGGCTTACGGTGCTGACCTCCACCCGACAGTTCACTGTCTTCACCTATGTCGCCCCCATGCTGCAGAATACGCTGGGAGCGTCGGCAGGCCTGATCACGCTGGCGCTTGTCATCGTGGGGCTCGGCATGACGGTCGGCAACCATCTTGGCGGCATCGCGGCCGATCGCTCGCTCAGGGTCACCCTGATCTCGGTACTGGTCGCCCTGATCGCCCTTCTGGCAGCGCTGAGCCTGCTGAGCCAACATCTGATTACCGTGCTTGTCCTTCTCTTCATCTGGGGCGGCCTGTGTTTCGCGCTGGTGCCCACAATGCAGATGCGCGTGATGACGGCCGCCGCGGATGCTCCCAGCCTTGCCTCATCGGTTAATATCGGCGCGTTCAACCTCGGCAACGGGCTTGGTGCTCTGGTAGGGGCGGCTGTGCTGCGGATGGGCTTCGACTATCCGGTCATTCCGCTGGCAAGCGCCATCGTCTTTGCCCTGCCCCTCGTGCTTGTCCTGACAAAACGCCAACCGAGCGGTGCGCCCGCCTCCGCCTGA